In a genomic window of Dyadobacter fermentans DSM 18053:
- a CDS encoding Rv1355c family protein: MYHNTKINYIYKPVFISKERYADKEKFLSFIEDYRGKTILDLFASQKQELIRIRHPRKRLATAEIEALYRDWAEGRDVETEGVWVYYPWSERLLHLVDEAEFTELRTSRNQYKITPEEQQHLAGRSIGIIGLSVGHSVALSIATERACGRLKLADFDTIELSNLNRIRTGLHNIGVNKCIVTAREIAEIDPFLDIICFPEGITNENLDGFLLDGGKLDILIDECDDIALKIKSRLRAAELRIPVVMETSDRGMLDVERFDSEPERPVFHGYLQGLPLDKFEHISEEDRLPLVLRIVNAINGSKRGKVSLVEIGQSIGTWPQLASAVTLGGGVVTDVCRRILLNQFHESGRYYIDLEELIGDKSRSPVTATRDNPHAPFDVSEAVRIADSLPQKQAESIAENVLADIVKAACQAPSTGNDQPWKWLYRHGRLFLFHDRFRSFSFGDFDQIASNISFGASYENILLKSREAGLDVAAETFPLGEESTLIAVIDFHRAGTAAKADPVYAPEAVQVIYERTTNRNPSTAVPISEAIFQQLKEAAESVDGAAFHYFADRKSINAIGEIIGECDRVRLLNPDGHYDFVHREMKWTPTDAEQSRDGIDVRTLGLSNAQIAALSIIRDREISQTLKGIQGGGALVDAALKSVETASALGMITMPRYSYEDFFRGGMAMQRLWLRAEQLQFAIHPLISPFYLFPRITKGHNAGLDESEASRLRTLRKRFMELVPFGEDGAEVFLFKIAQAEKPGIKSYRLPLNETLFIVNP, from the coding sequence ATGTACCATAACACAAAGATCAACTATATCTACAAACCGGTTTTCATCTCCAAAGAGCGCTACGCAGATAAAGAAAAATTCCTTTCCTTCATAGAAGACTATCGCGGCAAAACCATCCTGGATTTATTTGCTTCCCAGAAACAAGAACTTATCCGAATCCGGCACCCCCGAAAACGGCTCGCGACCGCCGAAATCGAGGCGCTATACCGCGATTGGGCCGAGGGGAGGGATGTCGAAACAGAAGGTGTATGGGTGTATTACCCGTGGTCGGAGCGGCTTCTGCACCTGGTGGACGAGGCCGAATTCACCGAACTGAGGACGAGCCGCAATCAGTATAAAATCACTCCCGAAGAGCAGCAGCACCTTGCCGGACGCTCAATCGGCATTATCGGACTTTCCGTGGGACATTCGGTGGCGCTCAGCATTGCCACCGAGCGCGCTTGCGGCAGACTGAAACTCGCCGATTTCGACACGATCGAGCTCAGTAACCTTAATCGTATACGTACAGGCTTGCATAACATCGGCGTCAACAAATGCATTGTTACCGCCCGCGAGATCGCCGAGATCGACCCGTTTCTCGACATTATTTGTTTTCCCGAAGGCATTACGAACGAAAACCTCGACGGCTTCCTGCTCGACGGCGGCAAGCTCGACATCCTGATCGACGAATGCGACGATATCGCGCTGAAAATCAAGTCGCGGCTCCGCGCTGCGGAACTGCGCATCCCGGTAGTAATGGAAACCAGCGACCGCGGCATGCTGGATGTGGAGCGGTTCGACAGCGAGCCCGAAAGGCCTGTTTTCCACGGCTACCTTCAGGGACTGCCGCTGGATAAATTCGAACATATTTCAGAAGAAGACCGCCTGCCGCTCGTGCTCCGGATCGTGAATGCGATCAATGGGTCCAAAAGAGGCAAGGTTTCCCTCGTGGAAATCGGGCAGAGCATCGGCACCTGGCCCCAGCTGGCCAGCGCCGTCACGCTCGGCGGAGGCGTGGTTACCGACGTGTGCCGCCGCATCCTGCTCAACCAGTTCCACGAGTCGGGACGGTATTATATCGATTTGGAAGAACTCATCGGCGACAAATCGCGGAGCCCGGTGACGGCGACGCGCGACAATCCGCACGCGCCTTTCGACGTTTCCGAAGCGGTTCGTATAGCTGATTCGTTACCACAAAAACAGGCCGAAAGTATAGCGGAAAATGTGCTGGCCGACATTGTAAAAGCAGCCTGCCAGGCACCGTCCACCGGGAACGACCAGCCCTGGAAATGGCTCTACCGGCACGGAAGATTATTTCTTTTTCACGACCGTTTCCGCTCGTTTTCCTTCGGCGATTTCGACCAGATCGCTTCCAACATTTCATTTGGGGCCTCCTATGAAAACATTCTGCTGAAAAGCCGCGAGGCCGGCCTGGACGTGGCGGCGGAGACATTCCCGCTCGGCGAAGAATCGACGCTCATTGCCGTGATCGACTTCCACCGCGCCGGGACGGCGGCCAAAGCCGACCCCGTGTATGCTCCCGAGGCGGTGCAGGTGATTTACGAGCGCACCACGAACCGCAACCCATCCACAGCCGTTCCGATTTCGGAAGCTATTTTCCAGCAACTGAAAGAAGCGGCAGAAAGTGTGGACGGTGCGGCATTTCATTATTTTGCCGATAGAAAATCCATTAATGCCATTGGAGAAATAATAGGCGAATGCGACCGGGTCCGCCTGCTGAACCCCGACGGCCATTACGACTTCGTTCACCGCGAAATGAAATGGACGCCGACCGATGCCGAACAGTCACGGGATGGCATCGACGTCCGCACGCTCGGGCTTAGTAATGCACAGATTGCGGCACTTTCTATCATCCGCGACCGCGAAATATCCCAGACATTAAAGGGTATTCAGGGCGGCGGGGCATTGGTGGATGCCGCGCTTAAATCCGTGGAGACGGCCTCGGCGCTGGGTATGATCACCATGCCGCGTTACAGTTACGAAGATTTTTTCCGGGGCGGGATGGCCATGCAACGGCTCTGGCTCCGGGCGGAGCAATTGCAATTTGCGATCCATCCATTAATTTCCCCGTTTTATTTGTTCCCTCGCATTACAAAAGGGCACAATGCCGGTCTCGACGAGTCCGAAGCATCAAGATTACGCACGTTAAGAAAGAGATTCATGGAATTGGTTCCGTTTGGTGAGGATGGCGCGGAAGTGTTTTTATTTAAAATAGCACAGGCTGAAAAGCCCGGGATCAAAAGTTACCGATTGCCGTTGAACGAAACACTTTTTATTGTAAACCCATAA
- a CDS encoding sensor histidine kinase, with translation MDVKFYRGIIGTFLLLISALQCACAGEVVFKGDDVTIGKQVEILEDTTSAMTIDDVTARGIFTPSTEETPNFGVSASTFWIRLNIRNTSAEDNIFLELAYPRIESVTLYSSGEGNPKKETISWNDAFDKRRVKHQNIVFKLNIPRQSAQTFYLQVHGSEQIVVPLIVRSEMNFFQFALTNEIISGIHIGVLFVMMLYNFFVYFSIREKSYLYYVLYILFIGLTQTTITGYTFKFLWPDTPAFNEYSIILFPALAGTFALMFFQNFLHIRERSTATYRIITVIIVTYGVAVLFNLIGLNMVSYRIIDVLAPSAALFALIVAVMLSMEGYRPAKFFLVAWSMFLIGIVLYSLRNLNILPYNTFTNYTMQAGTAIEVILLSFALADKINIFKKEKEISQAQALRISMENEKIILEQNAFLEKSVNERTAELQFANTELNLTLTKLKDAQTQLIDSEKMASLGQLTAGIAHEINNPINFVSSNIRPLRRDIDDVLEILDSYDGIREVNSVETLQSKVREIEQLKSDLDLDYLKTELNTLLKGMEDGAHRTVEIVKGLKIFSRVDETDLNLVNINEGIESTLIILNYQMGNSITLVKELGNIPSIECYAGKLNQVFMNILTNSIYALQKDKQEGKTPTIWVKSWLKDPETVAISMRDNGPGMTPEVRAKIFEPFFTTKQVGDGTGLGLSIVFKIIEVHSGNIHVNTEVGEGTEFLITLPVKRKARPIPDFQ, from the coding sequence ATGGATGTAAAGTTCTACCGCGGGATTATTGGAACATTCCTCTTGCTCATAAGTGCTCTGCAATGCGCTTGTGCCGGTGAGGTCGTGTTCAAAGGGGACGATGTGACGATCGGCAAGCAGGTTGAAATCCTGGAAGACACGACCTCCGCCATGACGATCGACGACGTGACCGCCCGGGGGATATTTACGCCCAGCACCGAAGAAACGCCCAATTTCGGGGTGAGCGCATCCACATTCTGGATACGCCTCAATATTCGCAACACGAGCGCGGAGGACAATATTTTCCTCGAACTCGCCTATCCGCGTATCGAATCCGTTACGCTGTATTCGTCCGGCGAGGGCAATCCCAAAAAAGAGACCATTTCATGGAACGATGCTTTCGACAAACGGCGCGTCAAGCACCAGAACATCGTTTTTAAACTCAATATTCCCCGGCAAAGCGCGCAAACCTTCTATTTGCAAGTTCACGGAAGCGAGCAGATCGTCGTTCCGCTTATCGTGCGCAGCGAGATGAACTTTTTTCAGTTTGCGCTGACCAACGAGATCATTTCCGGAATCCATATCGGCGTGCTTTTCGTGATGATGCTGTACAATTTCTTCGTGTACTTCTCCATCCGTGAAAAAAGCTATCTGTATTATGTGCTTTACATTCTCTTTATCGGGCTCACGCAGACGACGATTACCGGTTACACATTCAAGTTCCTCTGGCCCGATACGCCCGCATTCAACGAATATTCCATCATCCTTTTCCCCGCGCTGGCCGGCACTTTCGCATTGATGTTCTTCCAGAACTTCCTGCATATCCGTGAGCGATCGACGGCCACTTACCGCATTATCACGGTCATTATCGTTACTTACGGCGTGGCTGTGTTATTTAACCTGATCGGACTGAATATGGTCAGCTACCGGATCATCGACGTGCTGGCGCCGTCTGCGGCGCTGTTTGCGCTCATTGTGGCTGTAATGCTGTCGATGGAAGGTTACCGCCCGGCAAAGTTCTTCCTTGTAGCGTGGTCGATGTTCCTGATCGGCATTGTACTGTACTCGCTGCGCAACCTGAACATTTTGCCTTATAATACCTTTACAAACTATACCATGCAGGCCGGCACGGCGATCGAGGTGATCCTCCTATCGTTTGCCCTGGCCGACAAGATCAACATTTTCAAAAAAGAGAAAGAAATTTCCCAGGCACAGGCGCTGCGCATTTCGATGGAAAACGAGAAGATTATCCTCGAACAGAATGCCTTCCTCGAAAAGAGCGTAAACGAACGCACGGCCGAGTTGCAATTTGCCAATACCGAGCTCAACCTCACACTCACGAAGCTGAAAGACGCCCAGACGCAGCTGATCGACTCGGAGAAAATGGCATCGCTGGGTCAGCTTACGGCGGGCATCGCGCACGAGATCAACAACCCGATCAACTTCGTAAGCTCCAACATCCGGCCGCTGCGGCGTGATATCGACGACGTGCTCGAAATCCTCGATTCGTACGACGGCATCCGGGAGGTCAACTCGGTGGAAACCCTGCAAAGCAAGGTAAGGGAAATCGAACAGCTGAAATCCGATCTGGACCTGGATTATCTCAAAACCGAGCTCAATACGCTACTCAAAGGCATGGAAGACGGGGCCCACCGCACGGTAGAGATCGTGAAAGGCCTGAAAATATTCTCGCGTGTGGACGAAACCGACCTCAACCTGGTCAATATCAATGAGGGAATCGAATCCACACTCATTATCCTCAATTACCAGATGGGCAACTCCATCACCCTCGTGAAGGAACTGGGCAACATTCCGAGCATCGAATGCTATGCCGGAAAGCTCAACCAGGTGTTCATGAATATCCTGACCAACTCGATTTATGCTTTGCAGAAGGATAAACAAGAGGGTAAAACGCCGACTATCTGGGTAAAATCCTGGCTGAAAGACCCTGAAACCGTGGCTATTTCGATGCGGGACAACGGGCCGGGCATGACGCCGGAGGTGCGCGCGAAGATTTTCGAGCCGTTCTTCACCACCAAACAAGTGGGCGACGGTACCGGCCTGGGGCTTTCAATTGTGTTTAAAATTATCGAAGTTCACAGCGGTAACATCCACGTGAACACCGAAGTAGGAGAAGGAACAGAATTTTTGATCACGCTGCCTGTAAAAAGAAAAGCACGCCCAATCCCTGATTTTCAATGA
- a CDS encoding sensor histidine kinase, translating to MSEKAITILYIDDEEHNLHSFKASFRKQYDITITSSVVEAEQMLEDKDFCIILADQRMPVMTGVQFFEKIRTKFPKPIRILITGHTDIGAAIDAINKGEVFRFIDKPWDYNYVENAISNAYDIYKTREDLKQRNIELQKANEELDKFVYSASHDLRAPLMSVLGIVNLALLEEDVKSQNEYLELIRQSVKKLDTFIINIIDYYKNARGVPVVTDISFEELVTEVQATIQYLPEYGNLKMTTDIQQDGVFNSDVMKLRIIFNNLINNAIKFQDKSKASPFVHLTVKSTASEAKIIVEDNGTGIKESDQDKIFKMFYRAGATNSGSGIGLYIVHEAISKLGGEISVTSKIGEGSIFEINIPSINK from the coding sequence ATGAGCGAAAAAGCAATTACCATTCTGTATATTGACGACGAGGAGCACAATTTGCATTCGTTCAAGGCTTCGTTCCGAAAGCAATACGATATCACGATCACTTCCTCGGTAGTAGAAGCAGAGCAAATGCTGGAAGACAAGGATTTCTGCATCATCCTGGCCGACCAGCGGATGCCGGTGATGACGGGCGTTCAATTCTTTGAAAAAATACGGACCAAGTTTCCCAAGCCGATACGTATCCTGATTACCGGCCACACGGACATCGGCGCGGCGATCGACGCGATCAACAAGGGTGAGGTGTTCAGGTTCATCGACAAGCCGTGGGATTACAATTATGTCGAGAATGCGATTTCCAATGCATACGACATCTACAAAACCCGCGAAGACCTGAAACAGCGGAACATCGAGTTGCAGAAGGCCAACGAGGAGCTCGATAAGTTCGTGTACAGCGCGTCGCACGACCTGCGCGCGCCGCTCATGTCGGTACTCGGCATTGTGAACCTCGCATTGCTCGAAGAAGATGTAAAATCGCAGAACGAATACCTGGAACTGATCCGGCAGTCGGTGAAGAAACTGGATACGTTCATCATCAACATTATCGACTATTACAAAAATGCCCGCGGCGTGCCGGTGGTGACGGACATCAGTTTCGAGGAGCTGGTAACCGAGGTGCAGGCTACCATTCAATATCTGCCCGAATACGGCAACCTGAAAATGACCACGGATATCCAGCAGGACGGCGTGTTCAATTCGGACGTGATGAAGCTGCGTATCATTTTCAATAACCTGATCAACAACGCCATCAAATTTCAGGACAAATCCAAGGCCAGCCCGTTTGTCCACCTGACCGTGAAATCGACTGCTTCGGAGGCCAAAATCATCGTAGAAGACAACGGAACGGGCATTAAGGAGTCGGATCAGGACAAAATTTTTAAAATGTTTTACCGCGCCGGGGCCACCAACAGCGGCTCAGGAATAGGACTTTACATTGTCCACGAGGCGATCTCGAAATTAGGAGGAGAAATCAGCGTAACATCAAAAATCGGCGAGGGTAGTATTTTTGAAATCAACATTCCTTCTATTAACAAATAA
- a CDS encoding response regulator, translating to MEPLLNFFLIDDSAFDLFIYEKLLIKSGITNSVKTFNSARDALKYLVTQADTLPDTVILLDLQMPDMNGFEFIDEFDQLSDGLRQKVRIFMLSSTIDTRDIEKAKASQHIIDLLPKPLEIPFLKKKLAI from the coding sequence ATGGAACCACTGCTTAACTTCTTTTTGATAGATGACAGCGCATTCGATCTGTTCATCTACGAAAAGTTATTGATCAAAAGCGGGATTACAAACTCGGTTAAAACCTTCAATTCGGCGCGCGACGCCCTCAAATACCTCGTCACCCAGGCCGATACCCTGCCCGACACCGTTATTCTGCTCGACCTGCAAATGCCCGACATGAACGGCTTCGAATTCATCGACGAATTCGATCAGCTGTCCGACGGCCTGCGGCAGAAAGTCAGGATCTTCATGCTCTCGTCGACCATCGACACCCGCGACATTGAAAAGGCAAAAGCCAGCCAGCATATCATTGATCTGCTGCCCAAACCACTCGAGATACCATTCCTGAAAAAGAAGCTGGCTATCTGA
- a CDS encoding L-ribulose-5-phosphate 4-epimerase, whose protein sequence is MSKYKYLKEQVYEANMEIPREELAIVTFGNVSGVDRAEGVVAIKPSGVPYHRLKVEDIVIVDLDNALVEGNMRPSSDTKTHTLLYKSFPSIGGVCHTHSTYAVAWAQAIRPIPNLGTTHADHLTAAIPVTEVMSDEMIQRDYELETGNQILDLFKKENLSYEEVEMVLVACHGPFTWGKDPAKAIYNSIVLEEIAKMAYLTLQINPSVTTIKQSLIDKHYFRKHGKDAYYGQGC, encoded by the coding sequence ATGTCTAAATACAAATACCTGAAAGAGCAGGTGTACGAGGCCAATATGGAAATCCCGCGGGAAGAGCTGGCGATCGTGACTTTTGGCAACGTGAGCGGTGTAGACCGGGCGGAAGGCGTGGTGGCGATCAAGCCGAGCGGCGTGCCTTACCACCGGCTGAAAGTGGAGGATATCGTGATCGTGGACCTGGATAATGCGTTAGTAGAAGGGAATATGCGCCCGTCTTCCGACACTAAGACGCATACTTTGCTCTACAAAAGCTTCCCGTCGATTGGGGGCGTTTGTCATACGCATTCTACATACGCGGTAGCGTGGGCACAGGCGATCCGGCCCATTCCGAACCTGGGAACGACGCACGCCGACCACCTGACGGCCGCTATTCCCGTGACGGAAGTGATGTCCGACGAGATGATCCAGCGCGACTACGAGCTGGAAACGGGCAATCAGATACTGGATCTGTTCAAAAAGGAAAACCTGAGCTACGAAGAGGTGGAAATGGTGCTGGTGGCCTGCCACGGCCCATTTACCTGGGGGAAAGATCCGGCAAAGGCGATATACAATTCAATTGTGCTGGAAGAAATTGCCAAAATGGCCTATCTCACGTTGCAGATCAACCCCTCGGTCACGACCATCAAGCAAAGCCTGATCGACAAGCATTACTTCCGGAAACACGGCAAAGATGCCTATTACGGCCAGGGCTGCTAG
- the araA gene encoding L-arabinose isomerase: protein MLDLKQFEVWFITGSQHLYGEETLRQVDEHSQIIARHLDQAPQVPVRVVFKPVVKSPDEIYNIIQEANSASACIGIVAWMHTFSPAKMWIRGLQILQKPLLHLHTQYNRDIPWADIDMDFMNLNQSAHGDREFGFMMTRMRLNRKVIVGHWQQDHVLDGLGQWARVAAGRHDLKGAKFVRFGDNMREVAVTDGDKVAAEMTFGFSVNTYAVGDLVAVINQVSDSEIAALIQEYQDAYQLASGLENGGQRHQALRDAAKIELGLKYFLRDGNFKGYTNTFEDLHGMKQLPGIGSQRMMAAGYGYAGEGDWKTSAMVRALKVMASGLPGGNSFMEDYTYHFNPSNNLVLGSHMLEICPSIATGKPSVEIHALGIGGKEDPVRLVFNAPAGPALNVSLVDMGNRFRLLVNEVEAVEATEQLPKLPVARVLWKPQPDMKTGCAAWIHAGGAHHTAFSQNLTTDHIETFAEMVGVELVVIDKNTTLRQLKNELRWSEAYYR, encoded by the coding sequence ATGCTTGATTTAAAACAGTTTGAAGTCTGGTTCATCACCGGAAGCCAGCATTTGTATGGCGAGGAAACGCTCCGGCAGGTTGATGAGCATTCACAAATCATTGCCCGGCACCTCGACCAGGCCCCGCAGGTTCCCGTGCGGGTTGTTTTCAAACCGGTGGTGAAATCGCCGGATGAGATTTATAACATCATTCAGGAGGCTAACAGCGCTTCCGCCTGTATTGGTATCGTGGCGTGGATGCACACATTTTCGCCCGCCAAAATGTGGATACGCGGCTTGCAGATCCTGCAAAAGCCCCTGCTGCATTTGCACACCCAATACAACCGCGATATTCCCTGGGCGGACATTGATATGGATTTCATGAACCTGAACCAGTCGGCGCACGGCGACCGGGAGTTTGGCTTCATGATGACGCGTATGCGCCTGAACCGTAAGGTGATCGTAGGGCATTGGCAGCAGGATCATGTACTCGACGGCCTGGGCCAATGGGCGCGGGTGGCAGCCGGCCGGCACGACCTCAAAGGCGCGAAGTTTGTCCGTTTCGGCGATAATATGCGCGAGGTAGCTGTTACCGACGGCGATAAGGTCGCTGCGGAAATGACCTTCGGGTTTTCTGTAAATACCTACGCGGTGGGCGATTTGGTGGCGGTGATCAACCAGGTTTCGGATAGTGAAATCGCTGCGTTGATTCAGGAATACCAGGATGCGTACCAACTCGCGTCCGGTCTTGAAAACGGTGGCCAGCGCCACCAGGCATTGCGCGATGCTGCTAAAATTGAACTGGGTTTGAAATACTTCCTCCGCGATGGCAATTTCAAAGGTTATACCAACACATTCGAAGACCTGCACGGCATGAAGCAGCTGCCAGGGATCGGCTCACAGCGCATGATGGCGGCGGGATACGGGTATGCCGGCGAGGGCGACTGGAAAACGTCGGCCATGGTGCGCGCATTGAAAGTGATGGCCAGCGGCCTGCCGGGCGGTAACTCGTTCATGGAGGATTATACTTATCATTTCAATCCTTCGAACAACCTTGTGCTCGGTTCGCATATGCTGGAAATTTGCCCGAGCATTGCCACAGGCAAGCCGTCGGTGGAGATCCATGCGTTGGGGATAGGAGGGAAGGAAGATCCTGTCCGTTTGGTGTTTAATGCACCTGCCGGCCCGGCGCTCAATGTGTCGTTGGTGGATATGGGCAACCGATTCCGGCTGCTCGTGAATGAGGTGGAAGCCGTGGAAGCGACCGAGCAGCTGCCCAAACTGCCCGTGGCGCGCGTGCTGTGGAAGCCGCAGCCCGATATGAAAACCGGCTGCGCAGCGTGGATTCACGCGGGTGGAGCGCACCATACGGCATTCAGCCAGAATCTCACCACCGACCACATCGAAACATTCGCCGAAATGGTGGGCGTAGAGCTGGTCGTGATCGACAAAAATACGACCTTGCGGCAGCTGAAAAACGAGCTGCGTTGGAGCGAGGCTTATTACCGGTAA
- a CDS encoding ribulokinase: MEENYVIGIDFGTDSVRALVVNANTGEQAGTAVQEYPRWKQGKYCDAGSSQFRQHPLDYLESMESAVRGALDQAPAAVRQQVRGISVDTTGSTPVAVDRQGTPLALLPEFAENPNGMFILWKDHTANAEAEEINRLAHRYDIDFTKYVGGIYSSEWFWAKILRTLRVDTAVREQAFSWVEHCDWISAELTGMTDPLQLKRSRCAAGHKALWHQDFDGLPSNAFFTELDPLLDGLRDRLFSTTETSDQPMGTISKEWAAKLGIPENVVIGVGAFDAHMGAVGALIEPYSLCKVIGTSTCDMLVAPNEEVGHLLIKGICGQVDGSIVPGMLGMEAGQSAFGDIYAWFSKLIIEPVRTLLGEEEAAELSKKLIPHLAEQAAKLPVTEKDIIAIDWLNGRRTPDAKHTLKGGLLGLNLASDSPRIFKALVEATAYGSKAIVERFRSEGVPIHQVIAIGGVAKKSAFVMQTLADVLNMPIKVATSEQACALGAAMFASVAAGVHANLQEAQEAMSSGFDAVYEPREAQSAIYQQLYQKYLEAGAYIENEFLQKAYLELT; this comes from the coding sequence ATGGAAGAGAACTACGTCATTGGTATCGACTTCGGTACCGATTCTGTGCGGGCATTAGTCGTAAATGCGAATACGGGAGAGCAGGCCGGGACGGCCGTGCAGGAATATCCGCGCTGGAAGCAGGGCAAGTATTGCGATGCGGGCAGCTCGCAGTTCCGGCAACATCCGCTCGATTATCTGGAAAGTATGGAAAGCGCCGTTCGCGGAGCATTGGACCAGGCGCCGGCCGCCGTTCGGCAGCAGGTGCGCGGTATTTCGGTGGATACTACCGGTTCCACACCCGTGGCCGTCGACAGGCAGGGCACGCCGCTGGCGCTGTTGCCCGAGTTTGCCGAAAATCCGAATGGGATGTTTATCCTTTGGAAAGACCACACGGCCAATGCCGAAGCAGAGGAGATTAACCGGCTGGCGCATCGTTATGACATTGATTTTACAAAATATGTAGGCGGGATCTATTCCTCGGAATGGTTCTGGGCCAAAATCCTGCGCACGTTACGTGTGGACACGGCCGTGCGCGAGCAAGCCTTCTCATGGGTAGAGCATTGCGACTGGATTTCTGCCGAGCTCACGGGCATGACCGATCCGCTCCAACTGAAACGTTCGCGCTGCGCCGCAGGGCACAAAGCGCTCTGGCACCAGGATTTCGACGGGTTACCGTCCAATGCATTCTTCACCGAGCTCGACCCATTGCTCGACGGTCTCCGCGACCGCCTTTTCAGCACCACCGAAACTTCCGACCAACCGATGGGCACCATTTCAAAAGAATGGGCGGCAAAGCTGGGCATTCCCGAAAACGTCGTGATCGGCGTAGGGGCGTTTGATGCGCACATGGGCGCGGTAGGGGCGCTGATCGAGCCGTATTCGTTGTGCAAGGTGATCGGTACTTCCACCTGCGACATGCTCGTGGCACCGAACGAGGAAGTCGGGCATTTGCTCATCAAGGGCATTTGCGGGCAGGTGGATGGCTCCATCGTGCCGGGTATGCTCGGTATGGAGGCAGGGCAGTCGGCGTTTGGTGACATTTATGCCTGGTTTTCCAAACTGATCATCGAGCCTGTACGCACATTGCTCGGCGAGGAGGAAGCGGCTGAACTATCGAAAAAGCTGATCCCGCACCTGGCCGAACAAGCGGCGAAGTTGCCAGTTACCGAAAAAGACATCATCGCCATCGACTGGCTGAACGGCCGCCGCACCCCCGACGCAAAACATACGCTCAAAGGCGGACTGCTCGGCCTGAACCTCGCCAGCGACAGCCCAAGGATTTTCAAGGCATTGGTAGAAGCTACCGCTTATGGCTCCAAAGCGATCGTCGAGCGGTTCCGCAGCGAAGGTGTGCCTATTCACCAGGTAATCGCGATTGGCGGCGTGGCGAAGAAGTCGGCATTTGTGATGCAAACGCTGGCCGACGTGCTCAATATGCCTATTAAAGTGGCCACCTCCGAGCAGGCTTGTGCATTGGGAGCGGCCATGTTCGCTTCGGTGGCGGCAGGCGTACACGCCAATTTGCAGGAAGCGCAGGAGGCCATGAGCTCCGGTTTCGACGCAGTGTATGAGCCGCGCGAGGCCCAGTCGGCCATTTACCAGCAGCTTTATCAGAAATACCTCGAAGCGGGGGCTTATATCGAAAATGAATTTTTACAAAAAGCATATTTAGAACTTACCTGA
- a CDS encoding NUDIX hydrolase: MTNYPQASRILVAIDCIIFGFDGKDIKLLLIKRNFEPEQGKWSLMGGFLNADEDLADGAARILYNLTGLQDIYVEQLETFGRADRDPGERTVSVVFFALIKIDDHDSDAVKSHNASWITLDARPKLIFDHEKMVQRAIEHLKYNAALHPIGFELLPERFTIPQLQKLYEAIYNIPIDRRNFSRKLLSTGLLIDTGLKNNNSATKKAALYKLDAERYKTKFHSFWNFMPDSMKSQ, translated from the coding sequence ATGACTAACTATCCCCAGGCCTCCCGGATTCTCGTGGCCATCGACTGCATTATTTTTGGTTTTGATGGAAAGGATATCAAGCTGTTGCTGATCAAAAGAAACTTCGAGCCGGAGCAAGGCAAATGGTCGCTGATGGGCGGCTTCCTGAATGCCGACGAAGACCTGGCCGACGGCGCCGCCCGCATTCTCTACAATCTTACCGGCCTTCAAGACATTTATGTAGAGCAGCTCGAAACCTTCGGCAGGGCCGACCGCGACCCCGGCGAGCGCACGGTTTCCGTCGTGTTTTTTGCATTAATCAAAATCGACGACCACGACTCCGACGCGGTGAAGAGCCACAACGCCTCGTGGATCACCCTCGATGCCCGACCGAAGCTCATATTCGACCATGAAAAAATGGTACAGCGGGCCATCGAGCACCTTAAATACAATGCCGCCCTGCACCCGATCGGCTTCGAGCTGCTGCCCGAGCGCTTCACGATCCCGCAGCTGCAAAAGCTCTACGAAGCCATTTACAACATCCCCATCGACCGGCGGAATTTCAGCCGGAAGTTGCTTTCCACCGGCCTGCTCATCGATACGGGGCTTAAAAACAATAATAGCGCCACGAAGAAGGCAGCACTCTACAAACTCGACGCCGAACGGTACAAGACGAAATTCCACTCGTTCTGGAACTTTATGCCGGACTCGATGAAAAGCCAGTAG